The following coding sequences lie in one Moritella viscosa genomic window:
- a CDS encoding putative uncharacterized phosphodiesterase, whose protein sequence is MNNKVILVVLDGLNHQVARECMGYLNALIEQDRATLYPIISELPSMSRPLYECLLTGVTPAQSGIVNNDIVRLSHHSSIFSLAKKASLTTAAAAYHWMSELYNIAPYNAVRDRFTQDPSLNIQHGCFYHLDHYPDEMLFLDAEHLRQQHQPDFLLIHPMNIDDTGHKFGLDSSQYRNSARRVDIILSNYMDIWLQAGYQTMITSDHGMNNDKSHGGILPEERAVPLFVIGEHFSHQPTTMKQTDICGNVCQLLGLTDHDKSYNQDLLIKKPELLINQSSSLNQTVQECK, encoded by the coding sequence ATGAACAATAAAGTCATACTTGTTGTTCTCGATGGTCTTAATCATCAAGTAGCCCGTGAGTGCATGGGTTACTTGAATGCATTAATCGAACAAGATCGAGCGACACTTTATCCGATTATCAGTGAACTACCATCCATGTCACGCCCGCTGTACGAATGTTTATTAACGGGCGTAACACCAGCACAAAGTGGCATAGTCAATAATGATATTGTTCGTCTGTCCCACCATAGCAGTATATTTAGTTTAGCTAAAAAAGCCTCTCTCACCACTGCTGCTGCCGCTTACCATTGGATGAGCGAATTATATAATATCGCACCTTACAATGCCGTGCGCGATCGATTTACCCAAGATCCAAGTTTAAATATTCAACATGGTTGCTTCTATCACTTGGATCATTACCCTGATGAAATGTTGTTTTTGGACGCAGAACATCTACGCCAACAGCACCAGCCTGATTTCTTACTGATCCACCCGATGAACATCGATGATACAGGGCATAAATTTGGATTGGACTCGAGCCAATACCGTAATTCAGCCCGTCGGGTAGATATCATTTTGTCTAACTATATGGATATTTGGTTACAAGCGGGCTATCAAACCATGATTACCAGTGATCATGGCATGAACAATGATAAATCACATGGCGGCATATTACCTGAAGAACGCGCGGTGCCTTTGTTTGTAATCGGTGAACATTTTAGCCACCAGCCTACGACAATGAAACAAACAGATATTTGCGGTAACGTTTGCCAATTATTGGGATTAACCGACCATGACAAATCCTACAATCAGGATCTATTAATCAAAAAACCTGAGCTATTAATCAACCAATCTAGCTCGCTTAATCAAACAGTCCAAGAGTGTAAATAA
- a CDS encoding ABC transporter, extracellular solute-binding protein, which produces MKTLLTSTTLIASLMITAVNANDNLDSIIVAAKKEGAVYSVGMPDSWANWKDTWVDLSNIYGLKHQDTDMSSAQEVAKFAAEKHNATADIGDVGFAFARVAVKQGVTQAYKPSTWDSVPNWAKDKDGHWALAYTGTISFISNNNLVKNPPKSWDDILKGDYRVTVGDVGIASQANNAVLAAAFSQGGSEKNLKPAIKFFAELAKQGRLSLNDPGLTNLEKGEVEVAILWDFNALNYRDQIDRSRFTVSIPQDGSVISGYTTIINKYAQNPNAAKLAREYIFSDQGQINLAKGYARPIRDDVSLPASVQAKLLPTEQYSNVHPVTDFKAWEKSTRKLPRQWQENVLLHIK; this is translated from the coding sequence ATGAAAACGTTGCTAACCAGTACTACATTAATCGCAAGTTTGATGATAACGGCCGTTAATGCTAATGACAATCTTGATTCAATTATTGTCGCTGCAAAAAAAGAAGGTGCCGTATACAGTGTCGGTATGCCAGATAGCTGGGCGAACTGGAAAGATACTTGGGTTGATCTGAGTAATATCTATGGCTTAAAACACCAAGATACTGATATGAGTTCAGCACAAGAAGTGGCTAAATTTGCAGCCGAAAAACACAATGCAACCGCAGATATCGGTGACGTTGGTTTTGCTTTTGCACGTGTAGCAGTAAAACAAGGCGTAACACAAGCATATAAACCAAGTACCTGGGACAGCGTTCCAAATTGGGCCAAAGACAAAGACGGCCACTGGGCACTTGCTTATACTGGTACCATCTCATTTATCTCGAATAATAATTTAGTCAAAAACCCGCCAAAATCATGGGACGATATTCTCAAAGGCGATTATAGAGTCACAGTGGGTGATGTGGGCATCGCATCACAAGCAAATAATGCAGTGCTTGCTGCTGCCTTTTCCCAAGGTGGTAGCGAAAAAAATCTGAAACCAGCGATTAAATTTTTCGCTGAATTGGCAAAACAAGGTCGCCTATCACTGAATGATCCCGGTTTAACGAATCTTGAAAAAGGCGAAGTTGAAGTCGCTATCCTTTGGGACTTTAATGCCCTTAACTATCGTGATCAAATTGATCGTAGCCGTTTCACCGTATCGATTCCACAAGATGGTTCGGTTATCTCTGGTTACACCACCATCATTAATAAATATGCCCAAAACCCAAATGCGGCAAAACTGGCGCGTGAATACATCTTTAGTGATCAAGGCCAAATCAATTTAGCTAAAGGTTACGCACGTCCAATTCGTGACGATGTTAGCTTACCAGCGTCAGTCCAAGCAAAGTTATTACCGACTGAGCAATATAGCAATGTACACCCGGTAACAGATTTTAAAGCATGGGAAAAAAGCACACGCAAACTACCACGTCAGTGGCAAGAAAACGTACTGCTCCATATTAAATAG
- a CDS encoding methyl-accepting chemotaxis protein, giving the protein MLKKVSLEKKLLLIAGSLSALFIIFSINYFLYIRNNVIDQRLCALVPRINFIGSIINDYYQQYLDGKLALLDAQSQAIKRIHQINKDNDNYIFVFKDDYTLLESINRSVLRNQNVKEVKDIKGVKLYQLLHTEVITRANGGYSHYYAYSKVSHEEQEKISYSKYFSPWGWVYGEGMYINDVDKSILNILTSN; this is encoded by the coding sequence ATGTTAAAAAAAGTATCACTAGAAAAAAAATTATTATTAATAGCAGGCAGTCTATCTGCGCTATTTATTATATTTAGTATCAATTATTTTTTATATATTCGAAATAATGTCATCGATCAGCGTCTATGTGCATTAGTACCCCGCATTAATTTCATTGGTTCAATTATTAACGATTATTATCAGCAATATCTTGATGGTAAATTAGCATTATTAGACGCTCAATCGCAGGCGATTAAGCGAATACATCAAATCAATAAAGACAATGATAATTACATTTTTGTGTTTAAGGATGATTATACCTTACTTGAATCCATTAACCGTTCTGTCTTGCGTAATCAGAATGTCAAAGAGGTAAAGGATATTAAAGGTGTAAAGCTCTATCAGCTTTTACATACCGAAGTGATAACGAGAGCTAATGGGGGTTATTCTCATTATTATGCTTATTCTAAAGTTTCACATGAAGAGCAGGAAAAAATTTCCTACTCTAAGTATTTTTCTCCTTGGGGTTGGGTCTATGGTGAGGGGATGTATATTAACGATGTTGATAAGTCTATTCTCAATATACTGACTTCTAACTAA